TCTTCTCCCCATTCAGAatatgaggaacctgaggctcagataGGCCACGCCCCTAGCCCAACTGGTGAGGTCAGAGGCTGGGGCCACACGTTCCCCTATCTTCCACATGCTGGAGGAGCTGGTGGCCTGGAGGTTCTGTGGGAGGTGGGCCAGGGACTGCCTGTGACCCTGCCTGTGTCAAGGCAGAAAGCAGCCAATCGTCTCCACAGGAACTGGTGGCAGAAGTCATGGTCATGGGACAGAGAAGTGAGGACTATTGTGTTGGGGAGGGGATCTCTGTCTCTACACAAACTTGAGATTCAAAAGCTTGCCCCACTTTTCTTGTAGATACAAAGAGGGATGCTGCAAACTACCACGCCGGCCGCCGTCACCACCCAGAATGCGGCCAGCACCACCGCCCAAACCCCGGCCCGCGCCACCACCGCCCAAGCCCCAGCCGGCACCCTCGCCCGAGGCCCGGCTGGCACCACCACCCGCACCACCCCCACCATGCGCCCTGCGACTCCCTTTGCCACCACCAAGAAACAAACAGGCGCGGCCCCTGCACTCAGCAGCCTGGGCAGCATCAGCATCCTTATTGTCTTGACCAACACCCTTATCCAGCTCTTCCCCCTCAGCTGAGGTCATGCCTCAGCCCTAGCCCTGCATCCTCTGTGTTAGCTGCCACCATCACTACCAAGAGAAGCTCCTCACCCCAATCCTTGGGAGGGGTTGATACCAGATATCACCAGTTGTGGGGACAGAAAGTGCCTTGGGGGCAAAGGCCAACACAGAGAGGTACTGATGTGGAAGGGGTTAGCATCACCCAGCCCAGGTTCAATAAAGTTGTCCTGTACGCGGAGCAGGGTCCTATGTGTGGTCACTGGACATCACTGGGCCCCAAAAGCCAGGTTTGCAGCAGCACCAAGGAGCCTCCCATacccccctccacacccccatcAGCAGGAATTTGTGCCAGGGAGCTCGCACCCCAGCTTGCCTGCTGGGAAGTCCAAATGGTGAGGCCCTTCCCCTTAGGATCACCTTGCAGAGACCTGCTGTCTTCACTATCAGAAGCCTCCACTGGAACCTGggagttccctgagggcagggaccaggggAATCGGTTCCTGCGTGTGCTCCCACAGCCCAGTGCCAGACGTAGCTCAGAGCAGGAGCTCAGAACGCATCATTTGGAGTGACTCCACAAACTACATTCAACAGTTTGGTCCCAAGGTTCCCTCTGGTGGCAGAGGGGGGCCTTGCATCTGAGCCCCAGGACAAGCCAGAAGGGAAGAATCAAGACCAAGTGTAGGGGGAAGAAGGCAGGTGAACGAATCCTCAATCCCACCCTCAAATATCAAGTGCACAGAGAGGAAGATACCCAGGAGGATATTAGAAAACAACTTAtgttataacaacaaaaaatactataaaaacatTCCATCCCAGGGGAAGgcatggggatggggaggggagggtgtcaAAGCACATGTACGGTCCAGATCTGGGAAGCCCTGTCCTTGGCCGGCTCCCACAGCACCACGTGGTCCCGGTCATAGCCCCGGCCacctgggggaggagaaagagatggggagatAGTCAGAGCAAGCTGGGGACACCACTGCCCCTTGCCCCCTCAGGTGCCTTCTCCCACACATATCCCCACCTTACCCTTCACGTCTAGAATCCGACCTTCAAACATCTG
This DNA window, taken from Desmodus rotundus isolate HL8 chromosome 3, HLdesRot8A.1, whole genome shotgun sequence, encodes the following:
- the LOC123479152 gene encoding CAMPATH-1 antigen, translated to MPTAKEGVQPSLKEPADLPELISKSCYQDPFKMKGCFFLLFTISLLVMLQIQRGMLQTTTPAAVTTQNAASTTAQTPARATTAQAPAGTLARGPAGTTTRTTPTMRPATPFATTKKQTGAAPALSSLGSISILIVLTNTLIQLFPLS